The Drosophila virilis strain 15010-1051.87 unplaced genomic scaffold, Dvir_AGI_RSII-ME tig00001562, whole genome shotgun sequence genomic sequence ttcaaaaatacatcatatgtatatcttactcccttagtCGCGATtgtggaccagatgcctccgatactttttgtgacaacgctgtttgtatgtgatgtccagtctatatgttgtttggttagtgacTGAACAGATGGCGAAAATACTTCCAAAGTTACTGCCAGTCGCAGAGaaaaaataggaaaatatACGAATAAAAGGTAATTATTGCACCAATAAATACCCGctgaaacaaaaatgtatataaatatgccaCACAACAAAATTTATGTCGATGTACCTTGCCTGCTTAAAGAGCTCTCTGGGTGGGGTGGTAAGGGCGATAAGACATGATATATTGTACATAtgtcatatatgtatgtaagtggGTCCTGTTCGTGCAAGATgtaacacaaatatatatttttattcatttggcAGGCTCAACAGCTTTTGGGGTCTTTTCCTGTTCGCAATCCAGGCTATTTTTCTTAGGTGAAACTTGGCTTATATAATAATCTAAGAAACTACATTTAATAGCTTGGCAAATAttctttttctttcaaatATGATCCTGCGTCTGCTAACGTGCGCCGCTGAGCCAAAAGAGTCTACAGCTATTTATTGTTGCGAAGGCGCCCAGCAGTACTCAAATTATCTTAAGCTCTAACATAATAACATAGCTGTCTCTAGAGCCGGACGATCAGTACCGAGCGCTCATAACACAATAGTTTGCCGAAAATAACACCAATCGCAGTCACTTCCTATACTCCTTCCAAAGATCAAGGAACTGGgttctttaaaaatattcgTTATTCATATCCAAGGACCAATAAGAATGCCGAGCATGCTGCAAATACTGCGAGAGACGCTTTGAAGCGGCAGAAATTGCAAGGGCCTTTTCGGAAACATATTCAAAGATTTTAACAAAATGTCATTAATATAAAAGCTCATGTTTTAGTTAATTTATACTTCACGTTATTTTACGAACATAATGAAAGAAATGAGGGTACACTTTTCatttctttgtttatgaagaaCAAGTGATATATCTTATTCACTATTGACTTCTAACTGATTTTCAGAGCTTCCGTGGTCTTGTAGGTCGTCGTacagtacatacatatgtactcaTCTGTTGTGACATTTCGCTCAAGGCCAGTGTTGTGCAAGAGAAACAAAACTTTGGCCAATAATTCAACATTGTTGCATTATATACATTGTATACATGCCGATAAGTCCAAATTTCTGCGCTCATTTATAGAGTGAAGCAAAACTCTCTAGGGTGTAAGCCTATGTGCTCTTGTATAAATTAGAAGTTCTTTGGGTGCGTTGATTGAGTGACATTTATTTGTTACCCGTTTGCAGTGAAGGCTGGGTGACCGAgtacaaaaatatgaaaataaatttgacaaTTCAGAAAAGCACGCAGATGAGTCGTATTCGGCAAGCCGACCAAGCATATCCGCAATATCGGATATTGCACAACATAGGTATCCGATTACTGGCGTTGCCGGCTGCAGCGGAAATGCTGACATGACGCCGTCACTCGGCAGCATTACGCGTGGAACAGTTAGTTatcttatatgtatatcattCAATCAAAGTTGTATTCTAATATAAAATATGGAAACCATTTGCACATGGGCTTAATAGAAAATTTAAGGAAGTTTGTACGTTCTGAAGAAATATCCCCGGTCTTGCTAAACTACCTGTTAAAACATTtccttaaaattgtttttatttttgcaaacaacattttcatCGGGAATGTATTTTTTTCCAACGATTACGTGCAAATGGTAAAATACTGCAGACCTGCAGCCGATTATATGGGGTGCGATTCCTCCATAATCATTTTGAAGGTACCGCAGTAGTACCGTAGTAGTAGGGTTAAATATTCTATTCGTGTATACAAAGGCATTTTATGActctgtttatttaaaaataaaaattacaacCAAATCAGCTGTAATTCTCACATCGGGTAAATAAATAGTATCGATGACTAAATGAGAACATCTATAAACGTTTTCACGGGCTATCGATGGAAACGCAAAACCCCAATGTAAAGTGTGACAGCAGTAAGAAGTTTGTgcaataatttgaaaatatattaaactatAATATCAACCTTTTTATCCCATTTCCTAACAAGTCTTCCAGCTAATTTGAGTTAGTTAGTGTCGGGAACCGTCGTACATGTAAGACGTATGCATTACCCACAACTAACTGTTAACGCTACTCGTTCGAACTCACATCCAGTGTTTTTGAATGTCGATGAAAACGCATCCATATTTAAAGCGTACATTGATGATACAGAAATTCGATATTACTATCGAGCATGCCTGAAATCTTTCTAGGTGTTGGCTATCATTTATTAAGTGCAAATGAGAACTTGTGTTGAGATTGATATACCGTGAAGAAGTTGAAATTAGCGATTAGTCCAGGTTTAAATATCAACATACGGAGTTAACTTCATACATTTACTGAGCAGTTTGTTGTGTACACAATATTGTCAAGTTTAAGGATATAAAGCAACTTTAAAACTTGTAAAAGTTCTGGATTCAAAGTGGTTAGGTGTGTGTGCTCactattaaaatatattgtcGCTGAAATATATCtgaagttatatatatataatatatatttatattatctttaatagatacaaatatacatatatacaaattatatatataaataaataaataaataaatatatatatatatatatatatatatatatatatgtaatcaTAAGCATAGATATAGGTATACatacagatatacatatacatgtacaatatatatgtatatatataaatacatgtacaatatatatgtatatctatatctatgcATATATGACTATGAACgtaatatgtttatttaacatGTATCGTTAAATGTAAGTTTagttatatatgttatatgttaaattttttgtttgacttATTATATTAAGTTAAAAGTAAGTTCacaaatgtgtatataaataattgtaattttaaatatttaagtatttaGAATTGATTTTTCTCTTGTATTTCTTTCTCCCTCTGTCAATTCAATGAAAACCCACTTTCTGTTGGTGCGAATGGGATAAATGCTCACTTACATTAAACTATGCTTGTCGCACCGACACTGGTTACATTCGAAcctgcttttgctgctttatGTACCAATACTCGCCAATCTGAAACACTGGCTGTACTGCTTGCTCAAATTACTTTCCTCTTTAATGACAGCGGTGGTGCAAAAATTGCGATTTTGGTGTACCAAAAAAAGGGAATCGAAAAAATCAAGCAGTGGGTGAAAATAGACGGACGGCCATCAGCAAAAgagaaaattattttactaGCACAGTTAAGTGAATAGTTTAATATATTGTAAGTGTAAACGGAAATCTGCAAATTAACCAAAACCAGTGGAAAATAGGCTGAGGATTTTTGTGAGCATATTTTTCCTATCGcctttcaattcaattaataagttctgcattatttattatagACCAAAAGTGTCAAAAGGAGGATTATAGTTCACTGAAAGAACTGTAAAAAGGCAATCGGCGTGCATCACAAACGTTGGGAATCACTGTAAAAAAGGGACACAAATACCACCGATTTGGTACGGAGTTCTAGGTTTTCAAATGCACATTCTTTTATGTGAATTAATACCAAGAAACACTCATACTTCGCAAATTAATTAACTCGCCACAGCAGGCCAAGGCACGTAAGTGTTCCAAAAAATTTATGTAAGTTTAACCAGCAGGAAAACACGGATAATCGGTGTGTaccaaaaacttaaaatcgtATGCTTTACAAAATTTGATCCTTAAAATCTGAAGACAATACATCTTCATTTGGAAATATATTACCGGTGAATGCCCAACTAAGTCAACATTGCAGTATACGGTTCAAAGACCGGTATTCCGGAATACAAAATACCAAGAGATATCAAGGAAAAgacaaattgatatatatatatatatatatatatatatatatatgtatatatatatatatatatatatatatagaaacgTGAGTAGCTTCtagcataataataatgaatatatttcaaaCTAACTTAAAGTACATATTTAGCTTTGAACCCAGAAGTACATCAAGTTAAACAGTCCATTTTCTCACGACGTGATAAGAAGTCCTAGTGCCACTACGAGTGCGAAAGAGATAAATTTTAAGAAAGAACGAAACTTTCAAGAAAATTAAGATGAATGAATTAGACAGTCTAAGACAAGAAGCTGAGTCTCTAAAGAATGCGATTCGTGATGCACGAAAGGCTGCATGCGATACGTCGCTTTTGCAGGCTGCCGCTTTGCTAGAACCTATTGGACGTATACAAATGCGCACGCGACGGACGCTGCGCGGTCACTTGGCCAAAATTTATGCCATGCATTGGGGAAATGACTCCAGAAATCTTGTATCAGCCTCACAAGATGGTAAACTTATAGTTTGGGATTCGCATACCACGAATAAAGTACATGCCATACCGCTGCGTTCATCGTGGGTAATGACCTGTGCATACGCACCATCGGGAAGCTACGTCGCTTGCGGTGGCCTCGACAACATGTGTTCAATCTATAACTTAAAGACACGCGAAGGTAACGTACGTGTGTCCCGTGAACTGCCGGGCCATGGTGGCTACCTATCGTGCTGCCGTTTCCTAGACGACAATCAAATTGTGACAAGCTCAGGAGATATGTCGTGCGGTCTTTGGGACATCGAAACTGGTTTGCAGGTTACTTCTTTTCTTGGCCATACGGGAGATGTGATGGCCCTGTCCCTGGCTCCGCAATGCAAAACCTTTGTCTCAGGTGCATGTGATGCGTCTGCGAAGCTCTGGGACATACGAGAAGGTGTTTGCAAACAAACGTTTCCCGGACATGAGTCTGATATCAATGCAGTCACTTTCTTCCCTAATGGACAAGCCTTTGCGACAG encodes the following:
- the Gbeta13F gene encoding guanine nucleotide-binding protein subunit beta-1, with the protein product MNELDSLRQEAESLKNAIRDARKAACDTSLLQAAALLEPIGRIQMRTRRTLRGHLAKIYAMHWGNDSRNLVSASQDGKLIVWDSHTTNKVHAIPLRSSWVMTCAYAPSGSYVACGGLDNMCSIYNLKTREGNVRVSRELPGHGGYLSCCRFLDDNQIVTSSGDMSCGLWDIETGLQVTSFLGHTGDVMALSLAPQCKTFVSGACDASAKLWDIREGVCKQTFPGHESDINAVTFFPNGQAFATGSDDATCRLFDIRADQELAMYSHDNIICGITSVAFSKSGRLLLAGYDDFNCNVWDTMKAERSGILAGHDNRVSCLGVTENGMAVATGSWDSFLRVWN